The Nodosilinea sp. FACHB-141 genome has a segment encoding these proteins:
- the gvpN gene encoding gas vesicle protein GvpN — translation MNTVLQARPRNFVSTPTLERTSLRALRYLQSGYSIHLKGPAGTGKTTLALHLADLLARPIMLLFGDDEFKTSDLIGNQSGYTRKKVVDNYIHSVVKVEDELRHNWTDSRLTLACREGFTMVYDEFNRSRPEVNNVLLSALEEKLLVLPPSNNRAEYIRVSPHFRAILTSNPEEYCGVHGTQDALQDRLITINMPEPDELAQQQILVQKVGIDSSAALQIVQLVKAFQSSVAPDMVSSLRPSLMIATICNDHGILPLAENADFRDVCSDILLARSKEPAPDATRHLWNLFNRFVVSQAALVNDLTLKPEAQPAARFHGEEEDDAPLQPLEALVESAEDDVAIDDEPVVEAQDQDLQTEDLAESISPEAQSETIVEAPAEAESLPEEVLKVQVNPNDDIETRIFDYLDTTGTASLVNIEGALDLNRFQAVNAVKSMLDQGLIEKQETDGQLQGYQLSSN, via the coding sequence GTGAACACCGTTCTACAAGCCCGCCCCCGCAACTTTGTCTCCACCCCCACCCTAGAGCGCACCAGCCTCAGAGCCTTGCGGTACTTGCAATCGGGGTACTCAATTCACCTTAAAGGCCCCGCTGGTACCGGCAAAACTACCCTGGCCCTGCACCTAGCCGACCTGCTGGCTCGCCCGATCATGCTGCTGTTTGGCGATGACGAGTTCAAAACCTCGGACCTGATCGGCAACCAGTCGGGCTACACCCGCAAAAAAGTGGTCGACAACTACATCCACAGCGTTGTGAAAGTGGAAGACGAGCTGCGCCACAACTGGACTGACTCGCGCCTCACCCTGGCCTGCCGCGAAGGCTTCACCATGGTGTACGACGAGTTCAACCGCTCCCGCCCCGAGGTCAACAACGTGCTGCTGTCGGCCCTCGAAGAAAAACTTCTGGTGCTGCCCCCCAGCAACAACCGGGCCGAGTACATTCGCGTCAGCCCCCACTTCCGTGCCATTCTCACCTCTAACCCCGAAGAATACTGCGGCGTCCACGGCACCCAAGATGCGCTCCAGGACCGTCTAATCACCATCAACATGCCCGAGCCTGACGAACTGGCTCAGCAGCAAATTTTGGTGCAAAAGGTTGGCATCGACAGCTCTGCGGCACTGCAAATTGTGCAGTTGGTCAAGGCCTTCCAGTCGTCGGTCGCCCCAGACATGGTCTCCAGCTTGCGCCCCAGTCTCATGATTGCCACCATCTGCAACGACCACGGCATTTTGCCCCTGGCCGAAAACGCCGACTTCCGCGATGTGTGCAGCGACATTTTGCTAGCCCGCTCCAAAGAGCCCGCCCCAGATGCCACCCGCCACCTGTGGAACTTGTTCAACCGCTTTGTGGTGTCCCAGGCCGCGCTGGTTAACGACCTCACCCTCAAGCCCGAGGCCCAGCCCGCTGCCCGTTTCCATGGCGAAGAAGAGGATGACGCCCCGCTCCAACCCCTTGAGGCACTGGTTGAGTCTGCCGAGGACGATGTTGCGATTGATGATGAGCCCGTCGTTGAGGCCCAAGACCAAGACCTTCAAACTGAAGACCTCGCTGAGTCCATCAGCCCTGAGGCTCAAAGTGAAACCATAGTAGAAGCACCCGCTGAAGCCGAGTCTTTGCCAGAGGAGGTGCTCAAGGTGCAGGTCAACCCCAACGATGATATTGAAACTCGCATTTTTGACTATCTCGACACGACCGGTACCGCATCTCTCGTTAACATTGAGGGAGCCCTAGATCTGAACCGATTTCAGGCTGTCAATGCTGTCAAGTCGATGCTCGATCAGGGCTTAATAGAGAAACAGGAAACTGACGGGCAGCTCCAGGGCTACCAGCTGAGTTCTAACTGA
- a CDS encoding gas vesicle protein, protein MTPSTPATRPQPGRSMATATQGSSLVDVIERVLDKGIVIAGDISVSVGSTELLSIRIRLIISSVDKAREIGINWWESDPYLSSRTNELLEANQQLQTRLETLEAELKALRSAEPVS, encoded by the coding sequence GTGACCCCCTCCACCCCCGCGACCCGTCCCCAACCCGGTCGCAGCATGGCCACCGCCACCCAGGGGTCTTCCCTGGTGGATGTGATTGAGCGAGTGCTCGATAAAGGCATTGTGATTGCTGGAGATATCTCAGTCTCCGTCGGTTCTACAGAACTGCTGAGCATCCGCATTCGCCTAATTATCTCCTCGGTCGATAAAGCTCGCGAAATCGGCATTAACTGGTGGGAGAGCGATCCCTACCTCAGCAGCCGCACCAATGAACTGCTAGAGGCCAATCAACAGCTCCAAACTCGTTTAGAAACCTTAGAGGCCGAACTCAAAGCCCTACGATCTGCCGAACCCGTGAGTTAG
- a CDS encoding gas vesicle protein K gives MTSENAEPDLSTTLALQPPAKTDAGLAPLLLTVIELVRQLMEAQVIRRMESGDLNDNDLERAADSLRKLEEQVVSMCEIFDVDPADLNIDLGEIGTLLPKEGNYYPGQKNQNPTILELLDRLLDTGVVVEGDVDLGMAQLNLIHAKLRLVLTSKPI, from the coding sequence ATGACTTCCGAAAATGCCGAGCCAGACCTGTCGACCACGCTAGCGCTACAGCCTCCCGCCAAAACTGATGCGGGCTTAGCGCCGCTGCTGCTCACCGTCATTGAGCTAGTGCGGCAGCTGATGGAAGCTCAGGTCATTCGCCGCATGGAATCGGGCGACCTGAACGACAATGACCTCGAACGAGCCGCCGACAGCCTGCGCAAGCTAGAGGAGCAGGTCGTTTCGATGTGCGAAATCTTTGATGTAGACCCGGCCGACCTCAACATCGACCTAGGGGAAATCGGTACCCTGCTGCCTAAAGAAGGCAACTACTACCCCGGCCAAAAAAATCAAAACCCCACCATTTTAGAGCTGCTCGATCGCCTCCTCGATACCGGTGTCGTCGTCGAAGGCGACGTTGACTTAGGGATGGCGCAACTCAACCTCATCCACGCCAAGCTGCGTCTAGTGCTGACCTCCAAACCTATCTAA
- a CDS encoding serine/threonine-protein kinase, which produces MPPLPGFTVVMICCLNPHCTQPNHATLAAVCPTCGSPLEHRLRGRYRPLKLIGRGGFGRTYFALDADRLNTRCVIKQFAPQTQGTKSFLKAVQLFEQEAVRLHELGEHPQIPTLLAYFEQNKYLYLVQQMIQGRTLYQEISAQAAYSEGSLRQLLEDLLPVLHFIHEHGVIHRDITPSNIIRRKIDQKPVLIDFGVAKQFSEAIRYEQGTRIGTEGYAPIEQLRSGQAYPSSDLYSLGATCLHLLTGRKPEDLYSPQEGRWLWQEHLQKQGRTIHAGLAEVLNYMTKDLVSERYQTAQSVLDDLRRLPKIEGAVPGWVSNQSGQSLFTGIDRPPLSRPGQSAGLVMPTTSLPSMAEPQVPLTDPTPSSQPGPVSGKPASGLPRPVSRPPISNGPSSQPPSSGLGWQLIATLKGHQSWVTALAFSAQQPVLVSGSLDDSVRIWNWQTGDLLHTLKGHARGVNAVAIDRRGQLLVSCGDDATIKIWQLGDGSLRHTLKGHLRDVNAIALGHGGNLIASASEDGTLKLWNLSQGTLLKTLPGSAGMLKTVAFAAADQRLVSGGLDNTVRVWDAQTATTLKVLTGHTNTVNQVAISPDGRLIASASKDRTVRLWDLAAGTLLHTLQGHTQEVNTVAFFPDGQRLVSGSSDGTLRFWHSKDGTLKNTLSAHMNPVHQVAVQAGGKLLASASTDKTIKLWQWQR; this is translated from the coding sequence ATGCCTCCGCTCCCCGGGTTTACCGTTGTGATGATCTGCTGCCTCAATCCCCACTGCACCCAGCCTAATCACGCTACCCTGGCTGCGGTTTGCCCCACCTGCGGCAGCCCCTTAGAGCATCGTCTTCGGGGCCGCTACCGTCCATTGAAGCTGATTGGCCGGGGTGGTTTTGGGCGCACCTACTTTGCCCTTGATGCCGATCGCCTCAACACCCGTTGCGTGATCAAGCAATTTGCTCCTCAGACCCAGGGCACCAAATCATTTTTAAAGGCCGTACAGCTGTTCGAGCAGGAAGCGGTACGGCTGCACGAACTGGGAGAGCACCCACAAATTCCCACGCTGTTGGCCTACTTTGAGCAAAATAAGTATCTCTACTTGGTGCAGCAGATGATTCAGGGGCGCACCCTGTATCAGGAGATTTCAGCCCAAGCGGCCTACAGCGAGGGCAGCCTACGCCAGCTGCTAGAAGATCTACTCCCGGTGCTGCACTTCATCCACGAGCACGGCGTCATTCACCGAGACATTACCCCGTCGAATATCATTCGCCGCAAAATTGACCAAAAGCCCGTGCTAATCGATTTTGGTGTAGCTAAACAGTTCAGCGAAGCGATTCGCTACGAGCAAGGCACACGCATTGGCACCGAAGGCTATGCCCCTATCGAACAGCTGCGCAGCGGCCAGGCTTACCCCTCTAGCGACCTCTATAGTCTGGGGGCCACCTGCCTGCATCTGTTGACCGGCCGCAAGCCAGAAGACTTATACAGTCCCCAGGAGGGCCGCTGGCTGTGGCAAGAGCACCTGCAAAAACAAGGGCGCACCATTCACGCCGGCCTAGCGGAGGTGCTCAACTACATGACCAAGGATTTGGTTAGCGAGCGCTACCAAACCGCCCAATCCGTGCTGGACGACCTGCGACGACTGCCCAAGATCGAGGGTGCGGTGCCGGGCTGGGTTTCAAATCAATCTGGCCAAAGCTTATTTACCGGCATCGATCGCCCCCCCCTGAGCAGACCAGGTCAGTCGGCTGGCCTGGTTATGCCCACCACCTCGCTGCCTTCCATGGCTGAGCCCCAGGTCCCCCTGACTGACCCTACCCCAAGTTCTCAGCCCGGGCCAGTTTCTGGCAAACCTGCCTCTGGCTTACCTCGACCTGTGAGCCGACCGCCTATCAGTAACGGCCCCAGCTCGCAGCCGCCTAGTTCTGGCCTAGGCTGGCAGCTCATTGCTACCTTGAAGGGGCACCAGTCGTGGGTTACTGCCCTTGCTTTTAGCGCCCAACAGCCCGTGCTTGTCAGCGGCAGCTTAGACGACAGCGTTCGCATTTGGAACTGGCAGACGGGAGACTTGCTTCACACCCTCAAGGGGCACGCTCGAGGTGTTAATGCTGTGGCCATTGATCGGCGTGGGCAACTGCTGGTCAGTTGTGGCGACGATGCGACCATAAAAATTTGGCAGCTAGGCGACGGATCGCTGCGCCACACCCTCAAGGGCCATTTGCGAGATGTGAATGCGATCGCTCTTGGCCATGGCGGTAACTTGATCGCTAGTGCCAGTGAAGACGGCACTCTGAAACTGTGGAATCTGAGCCAGGGCACCTTGCTTAAAACCCTGCCAGGCTCGGCGGGCATGCTCAAAACCGTAGCCTTTGCCGCTGCCGACCAGCGGCTGGTTAGCGGCGGCCTTGACAATACCGTTCGCGTTTGGGACGCGCAAACCGCCACTACCCTTAAAGTTCTCACTGGCCACACCAATACTGTCAACCAAGTTGCGATTAGCCCAGATGGTCGCCTAATCGCCAGCGCTAGCAAAGACCGCACCGTGCGTCTATGGGATTTAGCCGCAGGTACCCTACTGCATACGCTCCAAGGCCACACCCAGGAAGTGAATACTGTGGCCTTCTTCCCTGATGGACAGCGGCTAGTCAGTGGTAGCAGCGACGGAACTCTGCGGTTTTGGCACAGCAAAGATGGCACACTCAAAAATACCCTGTCGGCCCATATGAATCCCGTGCATCAGGTAGCGGTGCAGGCGGGTGGCAAACTATTGGCTAGTGCTAGTACTGATAAGACCATTAAGCTGTGGCAGTGGCAGCGGTAG
- a CDS encoding Coenzyme F420 hydrogenase/dehydrogenase, beta subunit C-terminal domain — translation MTLAQPSHNKAKALRPGATRPAKELCSECGFCDTYYIHYVKEACAFLNQQFPTLEQQTHGRSRDLEAENDVYFGVHQDMMAARKQQPIEGAQWTGIVSTIAIEMLTKGLVEGVVCVQNTESDRFQPQPVLATTPEEILAARVNKPTLSPNLSVLEQVERSGMKRLLVIGVGCQIQALRAVEKQLGLEQLYVLGTPCVDNVSRAGLQKFLETTSRSPDTVVHYEFMQDFRVHFKHEDGSTETVPFFGLKTNQLKDVFAPSCMSCFDYVNGLADLVVGYMGAPFGWQWIVVRNDRGQAMLDTVMDQLDTQPVMSVGDRKAAVQQSIPAYDKAVTLPMWAAKLMGVVIERIGPKGLEYARFSIDSHFTRNYLYVKRNYPQKLAAHVPEFAKRIVSQYKLPD, via the coding sequence ATGACCCTGGCCCAGCCTTCCCACAACAAAGCTAAAGCCCTCCGCCCCGGGGCCACCCGCCCCGCCAAAGAACTCTGTAGCGAGTGCGGCTTCTGCGATACCTACTACATTCACTACGTCAAAGAGGCCTGCGCCTTTCTCAACCAGCAGTTCCCTACCCTAGAGCAGCAGACCCACGGGCGCAGCCGCGATCTAGAGGCTGAGAACGATGTCTACTTTGGCGTGCACCAGGACATGATGGCCGCCCGCAAGCAGCAGCCCATCGAGGGAGCACAGTGGACCGGTATCGTGAGTACCATTGCCATTGAAATGCTGACCAAAGGGTTGGTAGAAGGGGTGGTGTGCGTTCAGAATACGGAGAGCGATCGCTTCCAGCCCCAGCCAGTCCTCGCTACCACCCCCGAAGAAATCTTGGCAGCGCGGGTCAATAAGCCCACCCTGTCGCCTAACCTATCCGTCTTAGAACAGGTGGAGCGATCGGGCATGAAGCGCCTGCTGGTGATTGGCGTCGGCTGCCAAATTCAAGCATTGCGGGCGGTGGAAAAGCAGTTGGGTCTAGAGCAGCTCTACGTGCTGGGCACCCCCTGTGTCGATAACGTCAGCCGCGCCGGGCTACAAAAGTTTCTCGAAACCACCAGCCGATCGCCCGACACTGTAGTCCACTACGAATTCATGCAGGATTTTCGGGTGCACTTCAAGCACGAAGATGGCTCTACCGAAACGGTGCCCTTCTTTGGCCTCAAGACCAACCAGCTCAAGGACGTGTTTGCCCCCTCCTGCATGAGCTGTTTTGACTATGTGAACGGCTTGGCTGATTTAGTCGTGGGCTACATGGGTGCCCCCTTCGGCTGGCAGTGGATCGTGGTGCGCAACGATCGCGGCCAGGCCATGCTCGACACCGTCATGGATCAGCTCGACACCCAGCCAGTGATGTCGGTGGGCGATCGCAAGGCCGCCGTACAGCAGAGCATCCCTGCCTATGACAAGGCTGTTACCCTGCCCATGTGGGCGGCCAAGCTGATGGGTGTCGTGATCGAGCGCATTGGCCCCAAAGGGCTAGAGTACGCCCGCTTTTCGATCGATTCCCACTTCACCCGCAACTATCTCTACGTCAAGCGCAACTATCCGCAAAAGCTGGCTGCCCACGTGCCCGAGTTTGCCAAGCGCATTGTCAGTCAGTACAAGCTGCCCGATTGA
- the ftsH gene encoding ATP-dependent zinc metalloprotease FtsH, whose translation MKTETPLQSVYSTFVEQVNDAQVQRVTIERDRIDYTLKPEFGRRRYTTQPVGSTDEVISKLKSQGVQITIAPEPLPPASIAGLIISSGLLVGALALAAKFSSAGGGVGTAVGMGKSKVRSYSKSKTGVTFADVAGVDEAKQELQEVVDFLANGDKYRKLGAKIPKGVLLVGPPGTGKTLLAKAVAGEAGVPFLSMAGSEFVEMFVGVGASRVRDLFNKAKRQAPCIVFIDELDAVGKTRGGNPVGGNDEREQTLNQLLTEMDGFDGNDGVIVIAATNRPETLDPALRRPGRFDRQVLVDRPDKSGRLEILQVHGRAVVLGEDVNLAEIAGQTAGFAGADLANLVNEAALMAARHNRQAVLMTDFMEAIERVIAGLEKRSRVLTPMERQTVAYHEVGHALVGALVPGGNRVTKISIVPRGLGALGYTMQMPENDRFLMLEDELRGQLATLLGGRAAEEIVFGKVSTGASDDIQKATDLAEKAVTEYGMSASLGPVAFAKASAQFLDGGSDRRVTSPEVATEIDRQVNLLLNGARTVALAILQLNRGLLESATQTLLETEVLDGEQLKAVLAQAQAPAELKAWLAQGNSVV comes from the coding sequence ATGAAAACGGAAACCCCCTTGCAGTCGGTCTACAGCACCTTTGTGGAGCAGGTCAACGATGCCCAGGTGCAGCGGGTGACGATCGAGCGCGATCGCATTGACTATACCCTCAAGCCTGAATTTGGCCGTCGCCGCTACACTACGCAACCAGTCGGGTCTACGGATGAGGTGATCAGCAAGCTCAAAAGTCAGGGGGTGCAAATCACCATTGCTCCTGAACCTTTACCGCCAGCGAGCATCGCGGGGTTGATTATTTCGTCAGGTCTGCTGGTTGGAGCCTTGGCCCTGGCCGCAAAATTTAGCAGCGCGGGTGGCGGGGTTGGCACCGCTGTGGGCATGGGCAAGAGTAAGGTCCGCAGCTATAGCAAGAGCAAGACTGGTGTCACCTTTGCCGATGTGGCTGGGGTAGACGAGGCCAAGCAGGAACTGCAAGAGGTGGTCGACTTTTTAGCCAACGGTGACAAGTACCGCAAACTGGGAGCAAAAATTCCTAAAGGGGTGCTGCTGGTAGGCCCTCCGGGCACAGGCAAAACTCTGCTAGCCAAAGCCGTTGCTGGCGAGGCGGGTGTGCCTTTCCTCAGCATGGCGGGCTCGGAGTTTGTGGAAATGTTTGTGGGGGTTGGTGCTTCACGGGTGCGCGATCTGTTCAACAAGGCCAAGCGCCAAGCGCCCTGCATTGTGTTTATTGACGAGCTGGATGCTGTCGGTAAAACCCGTGGCGGCAACCCTGTGGGCGGCAATGACGAGCGTGAGCAAACCCTGAATCAGCTGCTGACCGAGATGGATGGCTTTGACGGCAATGACGGTGTGATTGTAATTGCTGCCACTAACCGCCCCGAAACCCTAGATCCAGCCTTGCGCCGCCCAGGCCGTTTTGACCGTCAAGTACTGGTCGACCGCCCAGACAAGAGCGGCCGGTTAGAGATTTTGCAGGTTCACGGTCGGGCTGTCGTCCTTGGTGAAGACGTGAACTTGGCAGAAATCGCGGGTCAAACCGCTGGTTTCGCTGGTGCCGATTTGGCCAATTTAGTTAACGAAGCGGCGCTGATGGCCGCCCGCCACAACCGTCAAGCGGTGCTAATGACCGATTTTATGGAAGCCATTGAGCGGGTGATTGCCGGGCTAGAGAAGCGGTCTAGAGTGCTCACTCCAATGGAGCGGCAGACCGTGGCTTACCACGAAGTGGGCCACGCCCTGGTGGGAGCACTGGTACCGGGCGGCAACCGGGTTACCAAAATTTCGATTGTGCCGCGGGGGCTAGGAGCTCTGGGCTACACCATGCAAATGCCCGAGAATGACCGCTTTTTGATGCTCGAAGACGAATTACGGGGCCAACTCGCCACTCTGTTGGGGGGACGCGCCGCTGAGGAAATTGTCTTTGGCAAGGTTTCCACTGGCGCTAGCGACGACATTCAAAAAGCAACCGACCTGGCTGAGAAAGCGGTGACCGAGTACGGCATGAGTGCCAGCCTCGGGCCGGTGGCCTTTGCTAAAGCCTCGGCTCAGTTTTTAGATGGGGGTAGCGACAGGCGGGTGACTAGCCCCGAAGTGGCTACTGAAATCGATCGCCAGGTGAATTTGCTGCTCAATGGTGCTCGCACGGTGGCGCTGGCGATTCTTCAGCTCAATCGGGGGCTGTTGGAGTCTGCCACGCAAACGCTGCTTGAAACAGAGGTGCTAGATGGTGAACAGCTCAAGGCAGTTTTAGCTCAGGCTCAGGCTCCTGCGGAGTTAAAAGCCTGGTTGGCCCAGGGCAATAGCGTAGTGTAG